The nucleotide sequence GAAGTTTTTAAAAAATACGATCGAGTTGCACTTCCGGTTGTTGATAACTATGGGATACTCATTGGTATTGTTACAGTTGATGACGTACTTGATGTTGCAGAAGAAGAAGCCACTGAAGATATTCAGAAACTTGGCGGTGTTGAGGCATTAGAAGAACCGTACTCAACAATGCCATTTTTTTCTATGATTAAAAAAAGAGTTGGCTGGCTGACGGTTTTATTTATCGGTGAAATGCTGACCGCATCTGCTATGGGATTTTTTGAAGATGAAATTGCAAAAGCAGTTGTGCTTGCACTTTTTGTTCCGCTAATAATATCTTCAGGTGGTAACTCTGGTTCTCAGGCAGCAACACTTGTTATCCGAGCAATCGCTTTGGGTGAAGTTACGCTGAAAGATTGGTGGTATATTATGAGAAGAGAAATTTTATCAGGATTAACTCTTGGATTGGTTTTAGGAATAATTGGTTTCCTCAGAATTTTTATTTGGGCATCATTCTCAAATATTTATGGTAATCACTGGATGCTGATTGCGTTCACAGTTGGTTTCTCACTTATTGGTGTAGTGCTTTGGGGAACAATTTCCGGTTCAATGCTTCCGTTTATTTTGAAAAGATTTGGCTTAGATCCAGCCACATCATCCGCACCTTTTGTTGCTACTCTCGTAGATGTAACAGGATTGATTATTTATTTCACATTTGCACTTTTTTTCTTAAGTGGAACGCTGCTTTAAAGTAAATCGATATTGTACATCTATTCTTTTTATATTTGTCATTACTTTTTTAGAAATAGAATCATAGAATGAAAAAAAATATAAAAGGAATAATTCTTGCCGGTGGTTCGGGTTCGCGACTTTATCCAATTACAAAAGTTTACAGCAAGCAGCTTGCACTGATTTATGATAAGCCGCTTATTTATTATCCGCTTTCAATATTAATGCTTGGTGGAATAAAAGATGTTCTTATCATTTCTAACAAAGAAACAATTCCATTGTATCAACAGCTTTTTGGTGATGGATCAAATATCGGGATGAAATTCGAATACGTTATTCAGCCGGAACCAAAAGGAATTGCACAAGCATTTATTCTCGGCGAAAAATTTATTGGCAATGATATGTCTTGTTTAATTCTTGGTGACAATATTTTTTATGGAAAGCTTGAGTTTTTCTACAAAGCACTTCAATCTGAAAAAGGTGCAACGGTATTCGGTTATAAAGTAAACGATCCGGAGAGATATGGAATTGTAGATTTTGACCAAAACGGAAAAGTATTATCGATCGAAGAAAAACCTTCAAAGCCAAAATCTCATTACGCTGTTCCGGGATTATATATTTATGATAATCGTGTAATTGATATTTCTAAAAATTTAAAACCTTCAGCAAGAGGCGAATTAGAAATCACAGATGTTAATAAAGCGTATTTAGAATTGGGTGAACTTCGTGTTGAAAAAATTGGAAGAGGTGTTGCGTGGCTCGATACCGGAACGCCTGAAGCTTTGCTTGCTGCTTCAAACTTCTTTGGAGTAATTGAGGACAGACAGGGATTAAAAGTTGCCTGTATTGAGGAGATTGCATTTCATCGCGGCTTCATTGATAAGAAACAATTTGGAAAATTGATTGGTGAAATACCGAATTCGCTTTACAAAGAATATCTTGAAAAAGTTTTAGCAGAGAATTAATTGAAAATTACCAGGACAGATATTCCCGGCATTTTAATTATTGAGCCGGATGTTTTTAAAGATGACCGCGGATATTTTTTTGAATCCTTCAGCAAAAATCGTTATAAAGAAATTGGATTACCCGAAGAATTTGTCCAGGATAATATTTCAAAATCGAAAATCGGAACAGTAAGAGGACTTCATTATCAAGTCGGGGAAAAAGCTCAGGGAAAACTTTGCCAGGTAATTGAAGGTGAAGCTCTGGATGTTGCCGTTGATATTCGATTTAACTCACCAACGTTCGGCAAATATTTTTCGTTGATACTGGATTCAGAAAAAAAATTGCAGCTTTGGATTCCACAAGGATTTGCTCACGGCTTTTCTGTTCTATCCGAAGAAGCTATCTTTTCATATAAATGCACTAACTATTACAGCAAACCCGATGAAAGAACAATTATTTTTAATGATCAGGATTTGAATATTGATTGGAAGGTAGAACAACCAATTGTTTCCGAAAAGGATTTAAGAGCAAAAAATTTTAAAGCGATTGAAAAAGATTTTATTTATGAAAAGAGTAATACAACCAAATGAAGAACATCAACACTAAAAATTTATTAAAATAAATAATCAGGAAATCTATGAAGGTACCTTTGCTCGATTTAAAACCCCAATATCAATCACTTAAAAAAGAACTTGATGATGCAATCCTTCGTGTTGCAGAATCACAACATTTTATTCTCGGACCAGAAGTTGAAAAGATGGAAAAAGAATTTTGTGAATATCTCCATTGCAAACATGCAATCGGTGTTTCTTCAGGAACAGATGCACTTCTACTTGCATTAATGGCTATTGATATAAAACCCGGCGATGAAGTAATTGTACCAACTTATTCATTTTTTGCAACCGCTGGAGTTGTTTCAAGATTAAATGCTATACCGGTATTTACTGATATTGATCCCGTCACATTCAATATAAATCCAGATGATTTTAAGAAAAAAATAACGTCAAAAACTAAAGCTGTAATTCCGGTTCATTTGTATGGACAAAGTGCTGAGATGAATGCAATAATGAAAATAGCCAAAGAGAAAAATATTATTGTTATCGAAGATGCAGCACAAGCAATTGGTACGCAATATAAAGATGTCCGAATGGACTCCTTTGGAGGAAAATGTGTTGGAACAATTGGTGACATTGGTTGTTTCTCTTTTTTCCCCAGTAAAAATCTTGGAGGTTATGGTGATGGTGGACTTGTTACAACAAATAATGATGATCTTGCTTATATGCTACGGATAAAAAGAGTTCATGGCGGTGAACAAAAATATTATCATAAAGTTATCGGTGGAAATTTCAGGATTGATGCACTTCAAGCAGCGGTGTTGAGAGTAAAACTTCCTCATCTGGATAAGTGGTCTGAAAAAAGAAGAGCTAATGCTGAATATTACAACGAACTTTTTATTAAAGCCGGTTTATCTGAAGGTCCGGGCAGAATAAAATTTGATGAAAAGAATAAAGTACTTCTTCCAAAAGCCGTTTATAAAAATATTTCTGGTTTGAAGAACTATCACATTTACAATCAGTATATAATCAGAGTTCAAAACAGAGACGAAATGAAAAAATTCTTAACAGAAAATGAAATTGGAAATGAAATTTATTATCCGGTTCCATTTCATTTGCAGGAATGTTTTGCAAACCTGAATCATAAAGCCGGAGATTTTCCTGAGGCAGAAAATGCAAGCAATACATCTCTTGCAATTCCTATCTATCCGGAGCTTACAAAGGATCAGCAGGAATTTGTTGTTCAGAAAATAAAAGAATTCACTCAAAGCAAATGAAGTTTTTTGTAAAAATATTTTTATATGGGCTGTTTATTTTTATAAGCATGGCATATGCTCAGGTTGTTTATGAACCTTTATATGAAGACGTTTACAATTTTTTGGGAAGGATAAGTCAGAAAGGAATTATTGAATTCGATGATCTGATCAGACCATTACCAAGAAGTTATATCAGCAATAAACTTTTGGAAGCAGATTCACTATCATCACAACTTACGAAGCTCGAACGTGAAGAACTGGAATTCTTTTTAAAGGATTATCTTCACGAACGCTGGCTGAGTGAAGGCAACAACAAACAAACTGAGCATCTCGATTACTTTGGATTTGATCCCGCTGATAGATGGAGGATGTTTTCATACGGCGGTGATGGTTTCAAAATAAATGCAGATCTTATTCTTGGTGCGGAAATCGGCTCAGTTAAAGATGCAAAACAAACTCATTTCTGGAATGGAGTTTATACGTATGGTTACATTTATGATGTGCTGGGATTCAGTTTTGATTTCAGAGATAATACCGAAAGCGGAACTACATTAGATAAAAAGAAAAGCTTTACTCCGGAAACGGGAGTAATTGCTCGCACAGATGCGAATACTGTGAATTATCCTGTGGATAAAATGGAATACAGTGAAGCTAAAATGATGCTTGCAACCAATTGGAAGTGGGGAAGTTTTGCTATTGGCAAAGAGTTTATTGAATGGGGATATGGTGATAATGGGTTGCTTGTTATGTCAAAAAAAGCTCCTTCATTTCCGTTGATGAGACTTGACATTAATCCTGTTGAGTGGTTGAGCTTC is from Ignavibacteriota bacterium and encodes:
- the mgtE gene encoding magnesium transporter, which encodes MLSKLLMPEIESLIAERKLNILKEILTDWSPADIADLIVDLPEQDKVIVFRILPVDIATDTFEHLEFDTQEELLKAMGNEEVAAILNDMSPDDRTALLEDLPGTSAKRLIQLLSAEERKIAQTLLGYPENSVGRLMTPDYVAVRRDWTVAETLDYIRKNGEDKETLNVIYVVDEKGKLVDDIRIREIILSPLDKKISDLMEENFSALNVHDDQETAVEVFKKYDRVALPVVDNYGILIGIVTVDDVLDVAEEEATEDIQKLGGVEALEEPYSTMPFFSMIKKRVGWLTVLFIGEMLTASAMGFFEDEIAKAVVLALFVPLIISSGGNSGSQAATLVIRAIALGEVTLKDWWYIMRREILSGLTLGLVLGIIGFLRIFIWASFSNIYGNHWMLIAFTVGFSLIGVVLWGTISGSMLPFILKRFGLDPATSSAPFVATLVDVTGLIIYFTFALFFLSGTLL
- the rfbA gene encoding glucose-1-phosphate thymidylyltransferase RfbA; amino-acid sequence: MKKNIKGIILAGGSGSRLYPITKVYSKQLALIYDKPLIYYPLSILMLGGIKDVLIISNKETIPLYQQLFGDGSNIGMKFEYVIQPEPKGIAQAFILGEKFIGNDMSCLILGDNIFYGKLEFFYKALQSEKGATVFGYKVNDPERYGIVDFDQNGKVLSIEEKPSKPKSHYAVPGLYIYDNRVIDISKNLKPSARGELEITDVNKAYLELGELRVEKIGRGVAWLDTGTPEALLAASNFFGVIEDRQGLKVACIEEIAFHRGFIDKKQFGKLIGEIPNSLYKEYLEKVLAEN
- the rfbC gene encoding dTDP-4-dehydrorhamnose 3,5-epimerase, coding for MKITRTDIPGILIIEPDVFKDDRGYFFESFSKNRYKEIGLPEEFVQDNISKSKIGTVRGLHYQVGEKAQGKLCQVIEGEALDVAVDIRFNSPTFGKYFSLILDSEKKLQLWIPQGFAHGFSVLSEEAIFSYKCTNYYSKPDERTIIFNDQDLNIDWKVEQPIVSEKDLRAKNFKAIEKDFIYEKSNTTK
- a CDS encoding DegT/DnrJ/EryC1/StrS family aminotransferase, giving the protein MKVPLLDLKPQYQSLKKELDDAILRVAESQHFILGPEVEKMEKEFCEYLHCKHAIGVSSGTDALLLALMAIDIKPGDEVIVPTYSFFATAGVVSRLNAIPVFTDIDPVTFNINPDDFKKKITSKTKAVIPVHLYGQSAEMNAIMKIAKEKNIIVIEDAAQAIGTQYKDVRMDSFGGKCVGTIGDIGCFSFFPSKNLGGYGDGGLVTTNNDDLAYMLRIKRVHGGEQKYYHKVIGGNFRIDALQAAVLRVKLPHLDKWSEKRRANAEYYNELFIKAGLSEGPGRIKFDEKNKVLLPKAVYKNISGLKNYHIYNQYIIRVQNRDEMKKFLTENEIGNEIYYPVPFHLQECFANLNHKAGDFPEAENASNTSLAIPIYPELTKDQQEFVVQKIKEFTQSK